The Pecten maximus chromosome 6, xPecMax1.1, whole genome shotgun sequence DNA window TAACTTTATGTACACACTAGCTGGGTTCGTGTCCGAGAAGCTCGGAGGAAGGACATGGGAAGAGCTTGTGCGAGACAATCTGTTCCGGCCTCTTGGTATGGACACCTCCGGCTTTGTGACGGAAGTATCCGACTTCGACAGGACCTTTGCCTTATCGTACGCAAGTAGGAACCGGAAACCTGTCCGGCTAAACGAAAAACTTTTACAGTAAGTAATAAACTAATCCGGAaccaataaacaataaacaccTTAGTCTGTAATGAAAAAAAGAATGGTCAGGTAATATAGCATGGATGATATCCTTTCCCGACAATCTACCCTCAATAAGCCAAGCTTGACGTAggcattttgtttttctttgaaaGCTCCTTTAGTCCAAATCAAATGACCTCTTTTAGCTAGGCTGGGTTGTTTTTCAACCAATCATTCCAACGGAGACTTCGGGTTTAGCCACATTAATTTCCTACCTGTACTGATTTCGCCATAGACTTAGATGCCTAGCTTAACATAAATGTAAAGGGGTAAAGCAATTGCGATGCTAATGGATGGTCATAGCCAAACTGCTGTCACGCGGCAGTTGGTGTTGTTCAGTATTCAATTAACCATCCTTATACGCCATTCGTGCTACTGGGTCAGTTTCTGATCGTCCTGGGATCGGTCGTCATATAGCGACCGAAAGACAAGGCAGGGCCATTCCATTGTTGCGACTACGCGACAGATTCAAGACTGATACGGAGACTGCATCCTATACCTTCGGTATCAACAATAGACCCAGCAATGTTCAACCTTCCAAGAATTGCTTGCGTGCCGAGAGACTCATTGCACATCGGCCCTCCACTGACACCACGTACAAAGTAGGCGATAAGTGTGTCTTGATTGGATGTGCAGGCATGGTCCGACTAGGTGTAATATTACCCTAACCCTAATACCCTCGACCCCACCCCACTCGTTTAAGGtgtttaatgggtttttttttcatggcAAACAGTATCAAGCCCAAAGACTGGCTTCCATATAGTCCCGACATTTCTCCCATCCCCTAGATTGGCCTCCCTATAGCCCCGACATTTCTCCCATCCCCTAGATTGGCCTCCCTATAGCCCCGACATTTCTCCCATCCCCTAGATTGGCCTCCCTGTAGTCCCGACATTTCTCCCATCCCCTAGATTGGCCTCCCTGTAGCCCCGACATTTCTCCCATCCCCTAGATTGGCCTCCCTATAGCCCCGACATTTCTCCCATCCCCTAGATTGGCCTCCCTGTAGTCCCGACATTTCTCCCATCCCCTAGATTGGCCTCCCTGTAGCCCCAACATTTCTCCCATCCCCTAGATTGGCCTCCCTAGAGCCCCGACATTTCTCCCATCCCCTAGATTGGCCTCCCTATAGCCCCGACATATCTCCCATCCCCTAGATTGGCCTCCCTAGAGCCCCGACATTTCTCCCATCCCCTAGATTGGCCTCCCTATCGCCCCGACATTTCTCCCATCCCCTAGATTGGCCTCCCTATCGCCCCGACATATCTCCCATCCCCTAGATTGGCCTCCCTAGAGCCCCGATATTTCTTCCATCCCCTAGATTGGCCTCCCTAGAGCCCCGACACTTCTCCCATCCCCTAGATTGGCCTCCCTAGAGCCCCGACATATCTCCCATCCCCTAGATTGGCCTCCCTAGAGCCCCGATAGTTCTCCCATCCCCTAGATTGGCCTCCCTATAGCCCCGACATATCTCCCATCCCCTAGATTGGCCTCCCTAGAGCCCCGACATTTCTCCCATCCCCTAGATTGGCCTCCCTAGAGCCCCGACATTTCTCCCATCCCCTAAATTGGCCTCCCTAGAGCCCCGACATATCTCCCATCCCCTAGATTGGCCTCCCTATAGTCCCGACATTTCTCCCATCCCCTAGATTGGCCTCCCTGTAGCCCCGACATTTCTCACATCCCCTAGATTGGCCTCCCTGTAGCCCCGACATTTCTCACATCCCCTAGATTGGCCTCCCTAGAGTGACCTCTGACAACATAGGTAAAGTCACAGATTTcgcaatcggaacacctcgcctccgtctgttctagtttcggagaaaatgacgaggggttccgattgagACTTTCGCTGAACCtttatgttaatatcaaattttatacaaacattCCCAACGATCATAATTCAATTTGTGTCGAGTGTACATAcaggaaatgacgtcataaccgATAGTATACCTAGTTCACTACTTTGGGTCATCTTACGTGAACGTATACTGATACATTCATGCAGACTATTCGTACGAAACAAACACACCGACTGGCGCTGACAACATCCAATTATGTAAAGTAATTCTGTAAAAACGGTGCACAATCACATTGACATGGTAGCCAGGGGCGCTTCCGGCGTTCTAAACTATGATTGTATTTGGTATAAACAAAGCGATTCTGAAAATTAAGTACACGTAGAACAAtctttgtaaatattgataatgtgtcagaaacaaaaattgaacagaaaaaaaaaagaaatatgtctGCAAAAAATGGAGTAATTTTGATTTCTACATGGACGAGGATATCCGGTTTCCTGTCCTACTTTAAAGGTATTCAGACAATTTCCGGTATCGACTCTATTTATTTACGATTGTAATACTCTCCTTAATGAGATGGTGTAGCGCGTATAGAAAGGTCTGGTCATTGTCCCGAGTGTTATAGGGATGGTGTATGTCCTTTACAGCTGTGATATTGGAATGTTTGTAATATGACATAGGTGACACTACCCAGTCTAGGTAATATCGACCCATCATGTCCATAGTAGATCGCACCTTACCTTCAATCAAACAGCCATGGTTCTTGGGAACGCCAGAATGGCAGCTTAAAAATATCTTTCACAAACCATGATATTTAAGCGAGATTTTTTTTTCGCTCAGCCACACTTTGTATGGAAGAAGAggtcacatttatacaatgcAGTGATTCAcatatttttcggcatagccgtataattttctttgaccccggatatgacgcgaaaggtggcgttactggtcaagatgaagtatgtgattggtcaatgtagcggtaaatgcaaaatgcagatatgcagttaaagacgaaacaaaattaagattgaatgtaagctgaataattggatgtatctattcaaatgacacattaataaaattatattcctgattcaaatgcagtcttattatcaccaaaaatgattcaaactgatataattttgttatccgtgctgaaactgcgcatttattaattagttcgttgatttatttcaccagcagttttacattataaccatcagcattaaaactatgccgtttatcttttttaaagatatttcttgtttaacaTTATCTTGtacatatgataaatacattttacactGGAATTGCACAAAAATCactttttgtatatattatttccTCAGCGTAAACTGGCTGTTATAACAAACTAATATATAGCGAATTTCGTACCCAACATCCATGTTACGGAGATGACACATTCTACTATCCCTTATCACACCTGCCCACCTTCCCGTTCCAATAGTAAATTCCGGTATTACTTCTCCATCATTCATCCCAGACTGTTTGAAATAGTCCTCTTGGTCGAAATTATTCTTAAAGATAAACTAGTTGGCGCCTCTAGGAGATTTTGTTATCCATGTACGTATGCTCGCACTAATTATAAATCTTCATTcgtttgaaatacattttgtttaagCTCAACCCACTTTGCTCCCCTTCAGAGCCTCTCTGGAAGATTGTCAAGATCTTTATTGCTCGTTGGATAGGATGCTTTATGCTGTTTAAATTATCTTAACttacatataaaaatgtatattaatgaaCCATCATAGTGAGAATGGTACCTTGTCTTTCCAGCTGTGTTGATCCATTAGGCCCAGCTGGATCAATCTACTCTACAGCCAACGACATGGGTAGATGGATGTTGTTCCATTTGGCTGCTTTCAGGAATACGTCCTTGACCCCGCTGAACATTGACCATGATATCCTAGCAGAGACTTACGCCAGTCAGATGGCCACGCCCTTCCAAGAGAAAGATCTGTTCCGCCCCATGTACCCTATAGATGACGTATCGCTGGCGTACGCTCTCGGCTGGGTGACTTCCGTTTACAGAGGCGAGTAATCCTTAGTTTTAACTTAATgggatatttaatttcaaaagctAAATTggaaaacatacatacaaacaaattttgtattgcaatataaaacaaaatgttcaccTGGTTCACCCGCAGGCGTCTGCATCTGATTAGCATTTACAGAAAAACATATTAACCCCATAGTTCAATGAGATGTAAAACTGAGGGGAGGGTGgggtgagggggggggggggggggggggggggtgagcttagattcattttaatttaagttcaatctgactgaaatatcaaatgcacacTTACTTCAGTAACGTACCTTGGTTTACAATCTTTAATATCAACCCCTGTTTTTCTTTTGTCGTGTGataatgatttaaagatgagaaaatggACCAAAAGCGGTCGTGATAGCCGAAGATGGATAGCCTATGGAACGGAAATTAGCTATATATTTTATAGCGGTTCTGCAACGggcaatttgattggtcgacagctctGTAAATAATACTAACTATaaattgtcgaccaatcaaaatCATACTTCCGTTCTTCCGATCTTCGAGTGTTATACCTTGTTAATAGTAGGAGTAGACTATTTCGTtgtattacataatgcgtttgcttttccttaactatacacataagctatattttgaactattgcacggctaaaatgactTGCACGGTCACGTtcgaactattgaacacctttGACGCTTTGGAAtttggtcacgtgcgaactTTAGAAAacctgtgacgtttcggaatttcgTCATACCCTTTCAAACGTCTAAGTCATttagatgtcaacactgccgaCGGCAGTCATGGACACTTCTAGGCCTGCAGGAAAGTCGAGATGTCAGTGATTATAactgtgttttagtgattatgtaataaaacaaatatatcatgggtgtctgtgcaggcggtgggggtgggggtgtttCCAGAAGGCCAAATCCTTCCGAACGGAAGTTAGATCTGAAGTTATACACCCCGGGAGAGAGGGGTATCCATAATGTCCCTTCCGATAAAGACATGCCCCAGCTAGCACTGAGGCAAACCCTAAAATGGGGGAAATATGTGTGATGTTACTGTAAATCAGAAAATAtcttagtttaaacatattttattcaaaagGAAACGGACACAAGTTGTACAACTTATAAACGTCCTTAAACAGGTATACAATGGTATTTACAAATGGCAGCATATATGATATAAGAAAATATCTTACTACTATTGCTGACATACACAGCCCTTTCGATTCCATGTTATGAAGGTTATACCGCACACTGATTCTCTCCCAAATCTTTAACCTTGGCGTGGAGTATATATGTGAGATCACCgtttaaatacacatttttaatTGATTGGTATTTCATCCTTCAGGTTACAAGCGTGTCTGGCACTCGGGCGGAATCGTGGGCTTTTCGTCGTTATTGTGGTTATTTCCCAACCAAGATATTGGCATATTTGCCTCACTCACCGGATCTCGAGACAATGACAACCAACATCCTATCAGGGTCATCATGAGCCGCGCGGCGGACATGTTGCTAGGAGAAACGCCCTGGCTCGACCGTCGAACCGCCTGCTCTTTCCCCGCCCCCTGGGGCAATGTTTCGCCCTCCATCCCAGTATCAGGAGTCGGTCAGTTCAGGACGTTTTGGAACATTAGTCGGCCAATGGAACTTTACGTTGGATCTTATGGACATCCAGCGTTCGGAAACATATCGGTAACCATTGAAAATCGCACACAGTTGGTGCTTCATTATGGTAGATTTGGCCGAATGGTCCTCACACCTGTGACCGACTCGGACTTCAAAGGACGGTACATAGGGCCGCTCTGGTTCGCTACTCAAGCAGATGGACAAATCTTGCCAGTCAGTGTAAACTTCTCACTTCCGGTAACAGGAAGTGCCTTCAAACTTATCGTACCCTGTTGACAATGCTTTCGCGATCACATTTCAGAGAGGTTTCagaaaaaacaaagacaatggTCTGAAAGGTACACTGCAACTCACGTGCACAACCTCAGGTACTACACGCGCGGAGTTGACAATGTTGATATTGTATGCTGTATTCATGGTGATGATTTAGTCTGCCTTCGTGTTCCTAATGACTATGAATGTGTCACCTTTTGTATTTCATCTTGTATATATGAACAATTGGCGGAATTCCCACATAGAGTGTTCAATAAATGTAAATCTACATTGTATTCTGACATTTTCCATTGACAATAGTCCATGACCTATATCTATAGTATTAGCACTTTGTCAATACTCCAAACGATTAGCCTACATTGTGTTCATATcttgtttgtgtgtttatttcctaatttaataaaatttgatgttttgtatttatgtatgcCTTGTGTTTCTTAGATCATCAGAGGAACATATTGTCAGTGGCATGGCGAATTATCTTCCTTCGATATAGATATTTGTCAGTGGCATGGAGAATTATTTTCCTTCCATATAGATATTTGTCAGTGGAATGGGGAATTATCTTCCTTCCATAAAGATATTTGTCAGTGGAATGGGGAATTATCTTCCTTAGATATAGATATTTGTCAGTGGCATGGCGAATTATCTTCCTTCCATATAGATATTTGTCAGTGGCGTGGCGAATTATCTTCCTTCCATATAGATATTTGTCAGTGGCATGGCGAATTATCTTCCTTAGATATAGATATTTGTCAGTG harbors:
- the LOC117328969 gene encoding gigasin-6-like, encoding MVYARGLLVLSCAVVLCKAGPITAPMLHEFEEYVESVMRCRQVPGLTITMVKNNRVLYTKGFGYAQVEDKIRATNDTKFCIGSLTKAFTSTVLAKMLSMHPRFTWDTPIQSILGSGFHLINKLRSENVNLRDLLAHKVGVPGFFNALLVGFPENVTREEFISYLEYLPAFLPFRTRFVYSNFMYTLAGFVSEKLGGRTWEELVRDNLFRPLGMDTSGFVTEVSDFDRTFALSYASRNRKPVRLNEKLLHCVDPLGPAGSIYSTANDMGRWMLFHLAAFRNTSLTPLNIDHDILAETYASQMATPFQEKDLFRPMYPIDDVSLAYALGWVTSVYRGYKRVWHSGGIVGFSSLLWLFPNQDIGIFASLTGSRDNDNQHPIRVIMSRAADMLLGETPWLDRRTACSFPAPWGNVSPSIPVSGVGQFRTFWNISRPMELYVGSYGHPAFGNISVTIENRTQLVLHYGRFGRMVLTPVTDSDFKGRYIGPLWFATQADGQILPVSVNFSLPVTGSAFKLIVPC